Proteins from a single region of Pseudomonas phenolilytica:
- the arcD gene encoding arginine-ornithine antiporter: protein MSQSAQKLRLSALIALVVGSMIGGGIFSLPQNMAASASAGAVLIGWGITGVGMLTLALVFQTLANRKPELDTGVYAYAKAGFGDYMGFSSAWGYWISAWIGNVSYMVLLFSTLGLFFPAFGEGNTGPAIACASVLLWAIHFLVLRGIREAAFLNLITTIAKVVPLVLFIVLAALAFRFDIFVADFWGKGNLELGSVMNQVRGMMLVTVWVFIGIEGANIYSARAQDRRDIGKATVIGFYGVLLLLVLVNVLSMGIMSQPELAALKNPSMAGVLEHVVGRWGALLVSVGLIVSLLGGLLAWTLLCAEILFAGARDHTMPAFLRKENARQVPSNALWLSNGLIQLMLVITLFNDATYLHLLYLATSMILVPYFWSAAYAVLVSWRGETYENEPGARRKDLLIALVALLYAAWLLYAGGVQYLLLSALLYAPGALLFARARRECGQSVFTLLEKLIFAGVLIGAVIAAYGLYDGFLTL, encoded by the coding sequence ATGTCTCAATCTGCGCAAAAGCTGCGCCTGAGTGCTCTGATTGCACTCGTGGTCGGCTCGATGATCGGCGGCGGCATCTTTTCGCTGCCGCAGAACATGGCGGCCAGCGCCAGCGCCGGCGCCGTGCTGATCGGCTGGGGCATCACCGGGGTCGGCATGCTCACGCTGGCGCTGGTGTTCCAGACGCTGGCGAACCGTAAACCCGAGCTGGATACCGGCGTCTATGCCTACGCCAAGGCAGGCTTCGGCGACTACATGGGCTTTTCGTCGGCCTGGGGTTACTGGATCAGCGCCTGGATCGGCAACGTCAGTTACATGGTCCTGTTGTTCAGCACCCTCGGGCTGTTCTTCCCGGCCTTCGGCGAGGGTAATACCGGGCCGGCGATCGCCTGTGCGTCCGTGCTGCTCTGGGCCATCCACTTCCTGGTGCTGCGCGGCATCCGCGAGGCCGCCTTCCTCAACCTGATCACCACCATCGCCAAGGTCGTACCGCTGGTGCTGTTCATCGTGCTCGCTGCGCTGGCCTTCAGGTTCGACATCTTCGTCGCCGACTTCTGGGGCAAAGGCAACCTGGAACTGGGCAGCGTCATGAACCAGGTGCGCGGAATGATGCTGGTCACCGTCTGGGTATTCATCGGTATCGAAGGCGCCAACATCTACTCGGCACGGGCGCAGGATCGCCGGGACATCGGCAAGGCGACGGTGATCGGCTTCTATGGCGTGCTGCTTCTGCTGGTGCTGGTGAACGTGCTTTCGATGGGCATCATGAGCCAGCCGGAACTGGCGGCGTTGAAGAACCCGTCGATGGCCGGCGTGCTGGAGCATGTGGTCGGGCGCTGGGGGGCCTTGCTGGTCAGCGTCGGCCTGATCGTCTCGTTGCTCGGCGGCCTGCTGGCCTGGACGCTGCTTTGCGCCGAGATCCTCTTCGCCGGCGCCCGGGATCACACCATGCCGGCGTTCCTGCGCAAAGAGAACGCCCGGCAAGTCCCGAGCAACGCGCTGTGGCTGTCCAACGGGCTGATCCAGCTAATGCTGGTGATCACCCTGTTCAACGACGCCACCTACCTCCACCTGCTGTACCTGGCGACGTCGATGATCCTGGTGCCCTACTTCTGGTCGGCCGCCTATGCGGTGCTGGTGAGCTGGCGCGGCGAAACCTATGAGAACGAACCGGGCGCGCGCCGCAAGGACCTGCTGATCGCCCTGGTTGCGTTGCTCTACGCCGCGTGGCTGCTATATGCCGGTGGCGTTCAGTACCTGCTGTTGTCGGCCCTGCTCTATGCCCCTGGCGCGTTGCTGTTCGCCAGGGCCAGACGTGAGTGCGGCCAGTCGGTGTTCACCTTGCTGGAAAAGCTGA